The following coding sequences are from one uncultured Cohaesibacter sp. window:
- a CDS encoding permease, translating to MSATIISLLVAFGGGIFGAALGALSAFAFVGFLTLIGVALTLGIAPDAASVAQGAAAYFGDLPFGAFGPHVGGFASGVAAAAYAANKGYTENGRDIITAGMGLNRPDVLLVGGVFGVVGYVLCCLIHMIPDFGPGLAWTDYPGICVVISAIIVRLIWGKTGVFGKAEEGRSFFDPSDAIKWLPFMSSKGQIALIGAGVGLLGGWMGITYGGVGVLLAFGLAAASLILLSLGLAIPVTHHIALPSAIAGAASGSILWGLIVGIICAFVGELCARLFLVHGDTHIDPPATAIAIMTFVLNGLTALGFWALIPLPV from the coding sequence ATGTCGGCTACGATAATCAGTCTTCTTGTCGCCTTTGGTGGCGGCATTTTTGGCGCAGCATTAGGCGCGCTTTCAGCCTTTGCATTCGTTGGATTTCTAACCCTTATCGGGGTTGCTCTCACGCTTGGTATAGCGCCTGATGCAGCAAGCGTCGCGCAAGGAGCGGCAGCCTACTTCGGTGACCTGCCATTTGGCGCTTTTGGTCCCCATGTAGGCGGTTTTGCCTCTGGCGTCGCGGCGGCAGCTTATGCAGCCAATAAAGGTTACACTGAAAACGGCCGCGACATTATCACTGCAGGAATGGGCCTCAACCGCCCTGACGTCCTTTTGGTGGGCGGCGTTTTTGGCGTTGTCGGCTATGTCCTGTGCTGCCTTATCCACATGATACCGGACTTCGGGCCGGGACTGGCCTGGACCGACTATCCTGGCATCTGCGTTGTAATTTCGGCAATCATTGTGCGTCTGATTTGGGGCAAAACCGGCGTATTTGGCAAAGCTGAAGAAGGCCGCTCATTCTTCGACCCAAGCGATGCAATCAAATGGCTACCCTTCATGAGCAGCAAGGGGCAAATCGCTCTGATTGGCGCTGGCGTAGGGCTTCTGGGTGGCTGGATGGGCATCACCTACGGTGGCGTAGGCGTATTGCTTGCCTTTGGTTTGGCCGCAGCAAGCTTGATCTTGCTCTCATTAGGGCTCGCTATTCCCGTTACCCACCACATCGCCCTTCCCTCTGCGATCGCTGGTGCCGCATCCGGCAGCATCCTTTGGGGCTTGATCGTCGGCATCATCTGCGCATTCGTCGGAGAGCTCTGTGCACGCCTGTTCCTTGTTCACGGCGACACCCACATTGACCCGCCGGCAACTGCAATTGCCATCATGACCTTCGTCCTGAATGGTCTCACGGCGCTAGGTTTCTGGGCTCTGATTCCGCTGCCGGTTTGA